A single window of Acidimicrobiales bacterium DNA harbors:
- the ettA gene encoding energy-dependent translational throttle protein EttA, translating to MPAQFIFTMRDLRRFYPPDREVLRGINLSFYPGAKIGVIGGNGSGKSSLLRIMAGVDDGYTGEARLTPGFTVGYLPQEPQLDPGKDVAGNVTDGVAEIKQLLVRFDEVCAAMGEPDADFDKLMAEQAQLQDKIDAAGAWELDRKLDIAMDALRLPPADADVTTLSGGERRRVALCKLLLSSPDLLLLDEPTNHLDAESVAWLERTLQEYPGTVVAVTHDRYFLDNVAGWILELDRGFGVPWEGNYSSWLEQKQARLAGEEKADKARQRTLERELDWVRMSPRARQSKGKARITAYNDLVAEAAAAEKRPDKLELTIPPGPRLGDMVIETDALAKGYGERLLFEGMSFLLPPGGIVGVIGPNGAGKTTLFRMIVGSEKPDAGDIRVGSTVSLAYVDQSRDALDPKKTVFEEITGGQDHLVVGGREIHGRAYVSSFGFKGSDQQKLVGDLSGGERNRVQLAKVLRSGGNVLLLDEPTNDLDVDTLRALEDALVEFPGCAVVVSHDRWFLDRIATHVLAFEGDSEVRWWEGNFSDYEADRKKRLGVEADQPHRIRYKPLVRG from the coding sequence ATGCCGGCACAGTTCATCTTCACGATGCGCGACCTGAGACGGTTCTATCCGCCTGACCGAGAGGTGCTGCGAGGCATAAACCTCTCGTTCTACCCGGGTGCCAAGATCGGAGTCATCGGCGGCAACGGGTCCGGCAAGTCGTCGCTGCTGAGGATCATGGCCGGTGTCGACGATGGGTACACGGGCGAGGCGCGCCTCACACCCGGCTTCACTGTCGGCTACCTGCCCCAGGAGCCGCAGCTCGACCCGGGCAAAGACGTGGCGGGCAACGTCACAGACGGCGTCGCGGAGATCAAGCAGCTTCTCGTGCGGTTCGACGAGGTGTGCGCCGCGATGGGCGAGCCCGACGCGGATTTCGACAAGCTCATGGCGGAGCAGGCGCAGTTGCAGGACAAGATCGACGCCGCCGGCGCGTGGGAACTCGACCGCAAGCTGGACATCGCGATGGACGCGCTGCGGCTGCCGCCGGCCGACGCTGACGTCACGACGCTTTCAGGGGGAGAAAGACGCCGCGTCGCGCTCTGCAAGCTCCTGCTGTCGAGCCCGGACCTGTTGCTGCTGGACGAGCCGACCAACCATCTCGACGCAGAGTCGGTCGCATGGCTGGAACGGACGCTGCAGGAGTACCCGGGCACCGTCGTCGCGGTCACCCACGACCGCTACTTCCTCGACAACGTCGCCGGCTGGATCCTCGAGCTCGACCGCGGGTTCGGGGTCCCCTGGGAGGGCAACTACTCGTCCTGGCTGGAGCAGAAGCAGGCTCGGCTGGCGGGCGAGGAGAAGGCCGACAAAGCGCGGCAACGCACGCTGGAACGCGAGCTCGACTGGGTGCGGATGTCACCCCGCGCACGCCAGAGCAAGGGCAAGGCGCGCATCACCGCCTACAACGACCTCGTCGCCGAAGCGGCGGCCGCCGAGAAACGCCCGGACAAGCTGGAGCTCACCATCCCGCCTGGTCCCCGACTGGGCGACATGGTCATCGAGACCGACGCGCTGGCGAAGGGTTATGGGGAGCGGTTGCTGTTCGAGGGGATGTCGTTCTTGCTGCCACCGGGAGGGATCGTCGGGGTCATCGGTCCGAACGGGGCGGGCAAGACGACGCTGTTCCGGATGATCGTCGGGTCCGAGAAGCCTGACGCCGGCGACATACGAGTCGGCTCGACGGTGTCGCTCGCGTACGTCGACCAGTCACGCGACGCGCTGGACCCGAAGAAGACCGTGTTCGAGGAGATCACCGGCGGCCAAGACCACTTGGTCGTCGGCGGCCGCGAGATCCACGGTCGCGCGTACGTGTCGAGCTTCGGTTTCAAGGGAAGCGACCAGCAGAAACTCGTCGGCGACCTATCCGGCGGAGAGCGCAACCGGGTGCAGCTGGCGAAGGTACTGCGCTCGGGCGGCAACGTTCTGCTGCTCGACGAGCCGACCAACGACCTCGACGTTGACACGTTGCGTGCTCTCGAGGACGCGCTTGTCGAGTTCCCGGGCTGCGCGGTGGTGGTGAGCCACGACCGCTGGTTCCTCGACCGCATCGCCACGCACGTCCTCGCTTTCGAAGGCGACTCCGAGGTCCGCTGGTGGGAGGGGAACTTCTCCGACTACGAGGCGGACCGCAAGAAGCGACTCGGGGTCGAGGCGGACCAGCCCCACCGGATCCGCTACAAGCCGCTGGTGCGCGGTTGA
- a CDS encoding alpha/beta hydrolase has protein sequence MTSHSLRVVERSPSADGPGAGRRLVLVHGSMDRGSSFSRLTSRLADFSVVTYDRRGYAGSSRLGPPVSFDEQVADLTVVLGGEPAVVFGHSYGGDIVLAAAASSPGLIPVAFVWEPPQPWLDWWPGSSASAGAGLSGMDPEDQAEWFMRRVVGDRVWERLPESTRRQRRAEGPTLRAEMASLAHGPVFEARDVKVPVLVGRGGRSKVHQRRSSRELAVSLPRAELVEITDAAHGAHLTHPADLAALIRRAADLA, from the coding sequence GTGACCTCGCATTCGCTGCGGGTAGTAGAGCGTTCGCCGTCCGCAGACGGGCCGGGCGCCGGCCGGCGCCTCGTGCTGGTACACGGGTCGATGGACCGGGGGTCGAGCTTTTCCCGCTTGACGTCGCGACTGGCGGACTTCTCCGTCGTCACGTACGACCGGCGCGGGTACGCGGGTTCGAGCCGGCTCGGGCCCCCCGTCTCCTTCGACGAGCAAGTGGCTGACCTGACCGTGGTGTTGGGGGGAGAGCCGGCGGTGGTGTTCGGGCACAGTTACGGTGGGGACATCGTGCTGGCGGCGGCTGCATCGTCACCCGGGCTGATACCGGTCGCCTTCGTATGGGAGCCGCCCCAGCCGTGGTTGGACTGGTGGCCGGGTTCCAGCGCCAGCGCAGGCGCCGGCCTGTCGGGCATGGACCCCGAAGACCAAGCCGAGTGGTTCATGCGCCGCGTAGTCGGCGATCGGGTGTGGGAGCGGCTGCCCGAGTCGACTCGCAGGCAGCGGCGCGCGGAGGGACCGACTCTACGGGCGGAGATGGCCAGCCTGGCCCACGGGCCTGTATTCGAGGCGCGCGACGTCAAGGTGCCGGTGCTGGTCGGGCGGGGTGGCAGGTCGAAGGTGCACCAGCGGCGCTCGTCGCGTGAGTTGGCTGTTTCCTTGCCTCGGGCCGAGCTGGTCGAGATCACCGACGCCGCACACGGGGCGCACCTGACGCACCCGGCGGATCTGGCGGCACTGATCCGGCGGGCGGCCGACCTCGCGTAG
- a CDS encoding NAD(P)/FAD-dependent oxidoreductase translates to MDPRREPCHVVVVGAGPAGAAAAITLARLGLRVAMVDKATFPRDKCCGDGLTTAALRRLESLGLDPADVGSWEPVGDVVVVGSDGRQAELPLPDDGTQFAASARRVDLDAALVQVAVSSGAALLEGVAVTGVSPAHAGGAIGVNLADGSSLTCAYLIAADGAWSPVRKAVGAGTSGYLGDWQAGRQYYAGAGPAAKKLWVWFEPEMVPGYAWSFPLAGGMVNVGYGVLRDGDGKLGGELKGQQIDFLDRPHIAAVLGPDAAPASGWKAWPIPARIGDAAMSALDGRVLFAGDAARACDPMTGEGIAQALETGELAARAVAAAGPRNPAAAARRYERQVRWGMSLDDKLARALSNVLARRSGSSRALAIADKSAWSRRNFARWMFEDYPRAVLATPHRWSSGMFTRPGAYRA, encoded by the coding sequence ATGGACCCGCGACGCGAGCCGTGCCATGTGGTCGTCGTCGGCGCCGGCCCGGCCGGCGCCGCCGCAGCGATCACGCTGGCCAGGCTGGGGTTGCGGGTGGCAATGGTCGACAAGGCGACGTTCCCGCGGGACAAGTGCTGCGGCGACGGCCTGACCACGGCGGCGCTGCGCCGGCTGGAGAGTCTCGGCCTCGACCCGGCCGATGTCGGGTCCTGGGAACCGGTCGGTGACGTGGTCGTGGTCGGCAGCGACGGCCGGCAGGCCGAGTTGCCGCTCCCGGACGACGGCACCCAGTTCGCCGCTTCGGCACGCCGCGTCGACCTGGACGCCGCGCTGGTTCAGGTCGCCGTGTCGAGCGGGGCGGCGCTCCTCGAAGGCGTCGCCGTCACCGGCGTGTCGCCGGCACACGCCGGTGGTGCGATCGGGGTGAACCTGGCGGACGGCTCGTCGCTCACCTGCGCTTACTTGATCGCCGCGGACGGCGCCTGGTCCCCGGTGCGCAAGGCAGTCGGCGCCGGCACCAGCGGCTATCTCGGCGACTGGCAGGCGGGCCGCCAGTACTACGCCGGAGCGGGCCCGGCGGCGAAGAAGCTGTGGGTGTGGTTCGAGCCGGAGATGGTGCCGGGTTACGCGTGGTCGTTTCCGTTGGCGGGCGGGATGGTGAACGTCGGGTACGGGGTGCTGCGCGACGGCGACGGCAAGCTTGGAGGTGAGCTGAAAGGGCAGCAGATCGATTTCCTGGACCGCCCTCACATAGCCGCGGTGCTGGGCCCCGACGCGGCGCCGGCTTCGGGGTGGAAGGCGTGGCCGATCCCGGCGCGCATAGGAGACGCGGCCATGTCCGCGCTGGACGGCAGAGTGCTCTTCGCCGGCGACGCGGCGAGGGCGTGCGATCCGATGACCGGCGAGGGGATAGCCCAGGCCCTCGAGACCGGGGAGCTGGCGGCAAGGGCGGTCGCCGCCGCCGGCCCGCGAAATCCGGCCGCAGCAGCGCGCCGTTACGAGCGGCAGGTCCGCTGGGGCATGTCACTCGACGACAAGCTGGCCAGGGCGCTGTCCAACGTCCTCGCCCGCCGTTCCGGTTCGAGCAGAGCGCTCGCTATCGCCGACAAGTCCGCGTGGAGCCGGCGCAACTTCGCCCGGTGGATGTTCGAGGACTACCCGAGGGCTGTGCTCGCGACCCCGCACCGGTGGAGCAGCGGAATGTTCACCCGGCCCGGCGCCTACCGGGCCTGA
- a CDS encoding S8 family serine peptidase: protein MLLSAALGSLALLVSGVAAPAGASAAGPSGPCGPAGQPCTWNFSPDAGSTHGADVYAGQALGREGAGVLVAVIDTWVDPSHPDFTGRVVDEADCIGGACTDHTYAKDSCTHGTHVAGTIASASFGVAPEADILAVQVLSDGGSSGASCSGAPADIANGINFAVAHHARVINLSVGELVPGVLQDSGVTAAVHAAASAGAVVVFAAGNSSSPGVTDTYGNDALLVAATGPDGNIAGYSNSGGSVALGAPGGDDGAVVVDLSGCSPANSDGSNMNGDCVLSTFPNSQYGLDEGTSMASPHVSGAAALLFAENPNRSRDDVIHALESTAHPLAGAGSGLLDVGKALALEPPATAGAGAGTQPSVPAGAATSSRSSTAARSPVYSSSAALGISNGAGQPAPTTAPVPTTTSSIPPYTVPDGQGSHRSAAGPEGASKGSSVAIPGGIAAALLAAAGAGTGVLGRRRRGRQHRSGEGVPVRPGRRRAG, encoded by the coding sequence GTGCTGCTATCCGCCGCGCTCGGCTCGCTGGCGCTGCTCGTCAGCGGGGTCGCCGCACCGGCGGGGGCCTCGGCGGCCGGGCCCTCGGGACCCTGCGGGCCGGCCGGCCAACCTTGCACCTGGAACTTCAGCCCCGACGCCGGATCCACCCACGGAGCTGACGTGTACGCCGGGCAGGCTCTCGGGCGCGAGGGCGCCGGCGTGCTCGTCGCCGTCATAGACACCTGGGTGGACCCGAGCCACCCCGACTTCACCGGCAGGGTGGTCGACGAGGCGGATTGCATCGGCGGTGCCTGCACCGACCACACCTACGCCAAGGACAGCTGCACCCACGGGACCCACGTTGCCGGCACGATCGCGTCGGCCAGCTTCGGCGTCGCGCCTGAAGCCGACATCCTTGCCGTGCAGGTCCTGAGCGACGGCGGCAGCTCCGGCGCATCGTGCTCGGGGGCACCAGCTGACATCGCGAACGGCATCAACTTCGCCGTCGCGCACCACGCGCGGGTCATCAACCTCTCGGTGGGTGAACTCGTTCCGGGCGTCCTGCAGGATTCCGGCGTCACCGCGGCGGTCCATGCCGCGGCCAGCGCCGGCGCAGTCGTCGTGTTCGCAGCCGGCAACAGCTCTTCGCCCGGCGTCACCGACACCTATGGCAACGACGCGCTCCTCGTCGCCGCCACCGGACCCGACGGCAACATCGCCGGCTACAGCAACAGCGGAGGGTCCGTCGCGCTCGGAGCCCCGGGAGGCGACGACGGCGCCGTGGTCGTCGACTTGAGCGGTTGCAGTCCGGCCAACTCGGACGGCTCCAACATGAATGGAGACTGCGTCCTGTCGACGTTTCCGAACAGTCAGTACGGCTTGGACGAGGGAACGTCGATGGCCTCTCCCCACGTCTCCGGGGCGGCCGCGCTGCTGTTCGCCGAAAACCCGAACCGCAGCCGGGATGACGTGATCCACGCTCTGGAGTCGACCGCGCATCCCCTCGCCGGCGCCGGCAGCGGGCTGCTCGACGTCGGCAAGGCGCTCGCCCTCGAGCCTCCGGCCACCGCCGGCGCCGGTGCCGGGACTCAGCCATCCGTGCCGGCCGGCGCTGCCACCAGCAGTCGATCGTCTACCGCGGCGCGCTCGCCTGTGTACAGCTCGTCTGCGGCGCTCGGTATCTCGAACGGAGCCGGCCAGCCCGCACCGACGACCGCGCCCGTCCCGACAACCACGTCGTCGATCCCGCCGTACACGGTTCCCGACGGCCAAGGTTCGCACCGCAGCGCAGCGGGTCCGGAAGGAGCGTCGAAGGGCTCGTCGGTGGCGATCCCCGGTGGCATCGCCGCGGCACTGCTCGCAGCCGCGGGAGCCGGCACTGGAGTGCTCGGCCGGCGCCGGCGCGGCCGGCAGCACCGGTCGGGGGAAGGCGTCCCGGTCAGGCCCGGTAGGCGCCGGGCCGGGTGA
- a CDS encoding SDR family oxidoreductase translates to MADLGYDGKVAIITGAGGGLGRQHALLLASRGARVVVNDLGGSVSGEGADKGPAETAAQEIRDLGGEAVSDANSVSTPEGGEGIVQTALDAYGKVDIVINNAGILRDKTFHNMTRDLLEPVIDVHLKGAFYVTRPAWVKMREQGYGRIVNTSSGSGILGNFGQSNYGAAKMGLVGLTRVLANEGAKYNIKVNAIAPIARTRMTEELMGPAADKLDPELVSPIVAWLVHEDTPVTGEIFTVGGGRVARFFIGMTHGYYNPKMTVEDVRDHFAEIRDEKGYTVPANPGDEMKLMFDIISGNA, encoded by the coding sequence ATGGCTGATCTCGGTTACGACGGGAAGGTAGCGATCATCACGGGCGCCGGGGGCGGTCTCGGGCGCCAGCACGCCCTGCTGCTCGCGTCCAGGGGCGCCCGGGTCGTGGTCAACGACCTCGGCGGCTCGGTCTCGGGCGAGGGTGCCGACAAGGGCCCAGCGGAGACGGCTGCCCAGGAGATACGCGACCTCGGCGGCGAAGCCGTCTCGGACGCCAACAGCGTGTCGACGCCCGAGGGCGGCGAAGGGATCGTGCAGACCGCCCTCGACGCCTACGGGAAGGTCGACATCGTCATCAACAACGCGGGCATCCTGCGCGACAAGACCTTCCACAACATGACGCGCGACCTGCTGGAGCCGGTCATCGACGTCCACCTGAAGGGCGCGTTCTACGTCACCCGTCCTGCGTGGGTGAAGATGCGCGAGCAGGGATACGGCCGCATCGTCAACACGTCATCGGGCTCCGGGATCCTCGGCAACTTCGGCCAGAGTAACTACGGCGCGGCGAAGATGGGCCTCGTCGGCCTCACGAGGGTCCTCGCCAACGAGGGTGCCAAGTACAACATCAAGGTCAATGCGATCGCTCCGATCGCGCGCACGCGGATGACCGAGGAACTGATGGGTCCCGCTGCAGACAAGCTCGACCCGGAGCTCGTGTCGCCGATCGTCGCGTGGCTCGTCCACGAGGACACGCCGGTAACCGGTGAGATCTTCACGGTCGGCGGGGGTCGGGTCGCGCGCTTCTTCATCGGGATGACGCACGGCTACTACAACCCCAAGATGACCGTCGAGGACGTGCGCGACCATTTCGCCGAGATCCGCGACGAGAAGGGCTACACGGTTCCGGCGAACCCGGGCGATGAGATGAAGCTGATGTTCGACATCATCTCCGGCAACGCCTGA
- a CDS encoding 2'-5' RNA ligase family protein gives MNAGTSSGRTQSALLIPVPEADSVVGRWRHEHDPVAAAGVPAHITLVVPWLPPAEITEADLAELDAELSDVKAFDFELTHVDWFGRRVLWVAPEPATPFLELTNRLAGQFGTPPWEDEFDEVVPHLTVAHASDGVELVPIASAVSANLPLRCHASEVWVMVGDGTRWTRRHRTVLVE, from the coding sequence ATGAACGCGGGTACCAGCAGCGGGAGGACTCAGAGCGCGCTGCTCATTCCGGTGCCGGAGGCCGACTCGGTGGTCGGTCGCTGGCGCCACGAGCACGACCCCGTGGCCGCCGCCGGGGTCCCGGCACACATCACCCTGGTCGTGCCCTGGCTCCCGCCGGCGGAGATCACCGAAGCGGACCTGGCGGAGCTCGACGCGGAGCTGTCGGACGTAAAGGCCTTCGATTTCGAGCTCACCCACGTCGACTGGTTCGGCCGGCGGGTTCTCTGGGTGGCGCCCGAGCCGGCGACGCCTTTCCTCGAGCTAACCAACCGCCTGGCCGGCCAGTTCGGCACGCCGCCGTGGGAGGACGAGTTCGACGAAGTAGTGCCGCATCTCACGGTCGCTCACGCGAGCGACGGAGTCGAGCTCGTACCCATCGCCTCCGCTGTGAGCGCCAACCTGCCGCTGCGTTGCCACGCGAGCGAGGTCTGGGTCATGGTCGGCGACGGGACGCGCTGGACGAGGCGCCACCGCACCGTGCTTGTCGAGTAG
- a CDS encoding ATP-dependent DNA ligase yields the protein MDLPVNPPVSPMLAKLSRDLPEGSFLYEPKWDGFRCIVFRDRDEVILGSRNERPLTRYFPDVVSAVRDNLPERCVVDGEVVIAGDSGLDFDALSQRIHPADSRVRMLAEQTPASFVAFDLLALGDRDLREEPFGERRNVLEGALGAAEPPVHLTPLTADPAVARRWFERFEGAGLDGVVAKDAGLFYQPGQRVMWKVKHERTGDFVVAGFRWYQANRSVVGSLMLGLYEGEDLQHVGVIGAFPAEQRRQLVGDLEPYRNPIDHPWAGWAEWAVTGAEDGRRLPGAVSRWNAKKDLSFELLRPELVVEAAFEHLQGRRLRHTARFRRWRPDREPRSCTYDQLDVAVPALLSEVFGARG from the coding sequence GTGGACCTGCCCGTGAACCCTCCGGTTTCCCCGATGCTGGCCAAGCTCTCGAGGGACCTGCCGGAGGGGAGCTTCCTCTACGAGCCGAAGTGGGACGGCTTCCGCTGCATCGTCTTCCGCGACCGGGACGAGGTGATCCTGGGCAGCCGCAACGAGCGGCCGCTCACCCGTTACTTTCCCGACGTCGTGTCAGCAGTGCGCGACAACCTCCCCGAGCGCTGTGTGGTGGACGGCGAGGTCGTGATCGCAGGGGACTCGGGCCTCGATTTCGACGCGCTGTCCCAGAGGATCCATCCGGCTGACTCGAGGGTGCGGATGCTGGCCGAGCAGACGCCGGCGTCGTTTGTGGCGTTCGATCTTCTAGCCCTCGGGGATCGCGATCTTCGCGAGGAACCCTTCGGCGAGCGGCGCAACGTGTTGGAGGGCGCGCTGGGTGCCGCCGAACCACCTGTTCATTTGACCCCGTTGACGGCCGATCCCGCGGTGGCTCGCCGGTGGTTCGAGCGCTTCGAGGGAGCCGGTCTCGACGGGGTGGTCGCCAAGGATGCAGGCTTGTTCTACCAGCCTGGGCAGCGGGTGATGTGGAAGGTGAAACACGAGCGGACCGGGGACTTCGTGGTCGCCGGCTTCCGCTGGTACCAGGCGAATCGGTCTGTGGTCGGCTCGCTCATGCTGGGACTCTACGAAGGCGAAGACCTGCAACACGTGGGAGTCATCGGCGCGTTCCCGGCGGAGCAGCGCCGCCAGCTGGTCGGCGATCTCGAGCCGTACCGGAACCCGATCGATCACCCGTGGGCCGGGTGGGCGGAATGGGCCGTCACCGGCGCCGAGGACGGCCGGCGCCTGCCGGGGGCGGTCAGCCGCTGGAACGCCAAGAAGGATCTGAGCTTCGAGTTGCTTCGCCCCGAGCTCGTGGTGGAAGCCGCCTTCGAGCACCTGCAGGGCAGGCGGTTGCGCCACACCGCCCGGTTCCGCCGCTGGCGACCGGATCGCGAACCGCGCAGCTGTACCTACGACCAGCTGGACGTGGCGGTACCCGCCCTGCTCTCCGAGGTGTTCGGTGCCCGGGGTTGA
- the malQ gene encoding 4-alpha-glucanotransferase: protein MTIADPGRWGVSHGYWDVSGNWRDAPVETVEAILAQMGAEGDDEPPHGGVITVRLDRPPAELPPGRIILEDGGEVGAGAGSAAVADLPPGYHTLEHPDGSTVSLIASPGGCPLPRSRQWGFATQLYGVRSENSWGMGDLADLRSLAEWSAGLGAGLVVVNPLHATAPTPVQEASPYSPGSRCFLNPIYLAVEQVPGASESREVARLAAIGRALNEEPLIDRDRVWALKSDALRSIFASSPASRSSDRAFEAFRSERGAPLESFAIYSALSELHGSDWKEWPAGLRHPDGPAVRAFAGSDEGSLRVGFHAWLQWLAERQLEEAGRFGPGSVGVVQDLAVGINRDGADGWMWQDVFALGMDFGAPPDEFNTRGQNWALPPFDPWRLRSSGYRPWIESLRGVLRHAGGVRVDHVMGLFRLFWIPAGCEPSQGAYVRYPSAEMLDILALEAQRAGAVVVGEDLGTVEDEVRHELYERRVLSYRVWWFEQQRTPAWPERALGAITTHDLPTVAGVLDGSDLEAQRACGMNPSDDAVEGLRRRLLDWTGSDAGDDAGLVIERAYADLARAPCLLLVASLEDSLAVRERPNMPGTTDEWPNWRQRLPVPIEVIEQEQLPRSVASRLDSCVHVEPGSEAGEP, encoded by the coding sequence ATGACGATCGCCGATCCGGGGAGGTGGGGGGTCTCGCACGGCTACTGGGACGTGTCGGGCAACTGGCGCGACGCCCCAGTGGAGACGGTCGAGGCGATCCTCGCCCAGATGGGTGCCGAGGGCGATGACGAGCCGCCTCACGGCGGGGTGATCACCGTGCGTCTCGACCGGCCACCAGCCGAGTTGCCGCCGGGGCGGATCATCCTCGAAGACGGCGGAGAGGTCGGCGCCGGCGCCGGCAGTGCGGCAGTGGCGGATCTTCCGCCGGGCTACCACACCCTCGAACATCCGGACGGCTCGACCGTGTCGCTGATCGCGAGCCCCGGCGGTTGCCCGTTGCCACGTTCACGCCAGTGGGGTTTCGCGACCCAGCTCTACGGGGTCCGGTCCGAGAACAGCTGGGGGATGGGTGACCTAGCGGACCTCCGGTCGTTGGCGGAGTGGTCTGCCGGTCTCGGAGCGGGGTTGGTGGTCGTGAACCCTCTCCACGCGACGGCGCCCACCCCTGTGCAGGAGGCCAGCCCGTATTCGCCTGGGAGCCGTTGTTTCCTGAACCCGATCTACCTCGCGGTCGAGCAGGTTCCGGGTGCGTCGGAGTCGCGCGAGGTCGCCCGTCTGGCCGCGATCGGCCGTGCCCTCAACGAGGAGCCTCTCATCGACCGCGACCGCGTGTGGGCGCTCAAATCGGATGCCCTGCGGTCGATCTTCGCCTCGTCGCCGGCGTCACGTTCGAGCGACCGGGCGTTCGAGGCGTTCCGGTCCGAGCGCGGCGCGCCTCTCGAAAGCTTCGCCATCTACTCCGCGCTGTCCGAGCTCCACGGGAGCGACTGGAAGGAATGGCCGGCCGGGCTGCGCCACCCCGATGGGCCCGCCGTGCGTGCCTTCGCCGGTAGTGATGAAGGATCTCTGCGCGTTGGCTTCCACGCGTGGCTGCAGTGGTTGGCGGAGCGACAGTTGGAGGAGGCGGGTCGTTTCGGGCCGGGGTCGGTCGGTGTCGTGCAGGACCTAGCGGTGGGGATCAACCGTGACGGCGCCGACGGGTGGATGTGGCAGGACGTGTTCGCGCTCGGGATGGACTTCGGGGCGCCGCCCGACGAGTTCAACACGCGCGGGCAGAACTGGGCGCTTCCCCCGTTCGACCCCTGGCGGCTGCGCTCGAGCGGTTACCGGCCGTGGATCGAGTCGCTCCGTGGCGTGCTTCGCCACGCCGGCGGTGTCCGCGTCGACCACGTGATGGGCCTGTTCCGGCTCTTTTGGATACCCGCCGGCTGCGAGCCGTCGCAGGGGGCCTACGTTCGCTACCCCAGCGCGGAGATGCTCGACATCCTCGCCCTGGAGGCGCAGCGTGCCGGTGCGGTGGTGGTGGGGGAAGACCTGGGCACCGTGGAGGACGAGGTGCGTCACGAGCTCTACGAGCGCCGCGTCCTGTCCTACAGGGTTTGGTGGTTCGAGCAGCAGAGAACGCCGGCCTGGCCAGAGAGGGCTCTCGGCGCCATCACCACCCACGACCTCCCTACGGTCGCCGGCGTGCTCGACGGATCGGATCTCGAGGCGCAGCGGGCGTGCGGCATGAACCCGAGCGACGATGCAGTTGAGGGGCTTCGCCGCCGGCTGCTCGACTGGACCGGAAGCGACGCGGGCGATGATGCCGGTCTGGTGATCGAAAGGGCGTACGCGGACCTGGCACGCGCGCCTTGCCTGCTGCTGGTCGCGAGCCTCGAGGACTCGCTCGCGGTCAGGGAGCGGCCGAACATGCCGGGCACCACCGACGAGTGGCCCAACTGGCGCCAGCGCCTGCCCGTTCCGATCGAGGTCATCGAGCAAGAGCAACTTCCCCGCTCGGTCGCCTCGCGTCTGGACAGTTGCGTGCACGTAGAGCCGGGTAGCGAGGCGGGCGAACCGTAG
- a CDS encoding DUF72 domain-containing protein translates to MVDESAGADGTTGHDGSNGEPGRVAIGGSEVLFGTTSWADKGLVQSGAFYPRKTMTARDRLAFYATRFPMAEIATTYRFPPTPDLARQWVERTPAGFVFDIRAWSLLTGAPTLPDSLWPDLQDQVRDRSRDQRRLYRGHLTPEAVEECWDRFDHALGPLIEAERLGSVILQYPSWFTPRPEAWAELALVAKRLPGVHLAVELRSPKWTEGDACEATLEWLEEHGLAYVCTDGPSAGPRSLPPVAAATSDLAVVRFVGRRLSDTDPWTYPYRYGTDDLSGWLPKLVSLAESAPRVHVIMDNTWGSDAVDNALTLAEMLRRY, encoded by the coding sequence ATGGTGGACGAGTCCGCCGGCGCGGACGGGACGACCGGTCACGACGGATCGAACGGCGAGCCGGGGCGCGTCGCGATCGGCGGGAGCGAGGTGCTGTTCGGGACGACGTCGTGGGCGGACAAGGGGCTCGTTCAATCCGGTGCGTTCTACCCCAGAAAGACGATGACCGCCCGTGACCGACTTGCGTTCTACGCGACGCGGTTCCCGATGGCTGAGATCGCCACCACCTACCGCTTCCCGCCGACGCCGGACCTTGCGCGCCAGTGGGTCGAGCGCACACCGGCCGGGTTCGTCTTCGACATACGTGCGTGGTCGCTGCTCACGGGCGCGCCGACACTTCCTGATTCCTTGTGGCCCGACCTGCAGGACCAGGTGCGTGACCGGTCGCGAGATCAGCGCCGGCTCTACCGTGGCCATCTGACGCCCGAAGCCGTCGAGGAATGCTGGGACCGCTTCGACCACGCCCTCGGGCCGCTCATCGAAGCGGAGCGTCTCGGCTCGGTGATCCTGCAGTACCCGAGCTGGTTCACTCCCCGCCCGGAGGCTTGGGCAGAGTTGGCGCTGGTAGCCAAGAGGCTGCCAGGCGTTCATCTCGCGGTGGAGCTGCGCAGCCCAAAGTGGACGGAGGGCGACGCTTGCGAGGCGACACTCGAATGGCTCGAGGAACACGGGCTCGCCTACGTGTGCACCGACGGACCGAGCGCCGGCCCCCGCTCGCTCCCGCCGGTCGCGGCTGCTACGTCGGACCTGGCGGTCGTTCGCTTCGTCGGTCGCCGCCTCTCGGACACGGACCCGTGGACGTACCCGTACCGTTACGGCACCGACGACCTGTCGGGATGGCTGCCGAAGCTGGTGTCGCTCGCCGAGTCGGCCCCCCGTGTCCACGTGATCATGGACAACACCTGGGGCAGCGACGCTGTCGACAACGCGCTCACCCTGGCGGAGATGCTCCGGCGGTACTAG